One segment of Osmerus eperlanus unplaced genomic scaffold, fOsmEpe2.1 SCAFFOLD_48, whole genome shotgun sequence DNA contains the following:
- the LOC134016228 gene encoding mast cell protease 1A-like, whose translation MAAPLTLLLTALLSHQGLTGVSRTEIINGQKAGRSLFPFMASVQNNLKPSCGGVLIQKNFVLTAAHCDKGNLSVVLGSHNIGENSKGAVRFAVERKCIHPSFKNVKTGNDIMLLKLSKKVKPIKVARIPTKPRAVGANIRCHLAGWGATETSVRAVDDLRVVNVSTVDLDVCRKQWQDVGLSLPDNVVCAGGYKSKNGACQGDSGGPLVCAGEVVGVVSFNMKKNCDYPNVPNIHTQVSSFLSWIRKVLNSSTC comes from the exons ATGGCtgcccctctcaccctgctgctgaccgccctcctctcccaccaggGACTGACAG GTGTGTCAAGGACTGAGATCATCAATGGGCAGAAGGCTGGTAGGAGCTTGTTTCCCTTCATGGCGTCGGTCCAGAATAACCTCAAACCCAGCTGTGGAGGGGTGCTGATCCAGAAGAACTTTGTTCTGACTGCAGCCCACTGTGACAAGGG AAACCTCAGTGTGGTTTTGGGGTCACACAACATCGGGGAAAACTCAAAGGGAGCTGTAAGGTTCGCCGTGGAACGCAAATGCATACACCCTTCCTTTAAGAACGTCaagacaggaaatgacatcatgCTCCTGAAG CTGTCCAAGAAAGTGAAACCCATAAAAGTGGCCAGGATCCCGACCAAGCCGCGCGCGGTTGGTGCTAACATCCGGTGTCATTTGGCTGGCTGGGGGGCGACGGAGACAAGTGTCAGGGCGGTAGATGACCTCAGGGTGGTCAACGTGTCCACCGTGGACCTGGACGTCTGCCGCAAGCAGTGGCAGGATGTTGGGTTGTCCCTCCCCGACAACGTGGTCTGCGCAGGCGGGTACAAGAGCAAGAATGGTGCCTGCCAG GGGGATTCGGGGGGTCCCCTGGTGTGTGCTGGGGAGGTGGTCGGCGTTGTCTCCTTCAACATGAAGAAGAACTGTGACTACCCCAACGTCCCCAACATCCACACCCAGGTGTCCAGTTTCCTGTCCTGGATCAGAAAGGTCCTCAACAGCAG